Proteins from a single region of Runella sp. SP2:
- a CDS encoding protein-tyrosine-phosphatase, with protein MTDNPNVLVICGKNKKRSKTAEHLFLNDNRIRIRSAGLSPKSNRKISENDLHWADLVLVMEYEHKSKIRELYRHLELPTIEVLAIPDDYEYMDEELVEILTDRINDTLERVYAI; from the coding sequence ATGACTGACAATCCTAACGTGCTGGTTATCTGTGGCAAAAACAAGAAACGGAGTAAAACCGCAGAGCATTTGTTTTTGAACGACAATCGTATTCGCATCCGTTCGGCAGGATTAAGTCCCAAAAGCAACCGAAAAATCTCCGAAAATGATTTGCATTGGGCTGATTTAGTGTTGGTGATGGAATACGAACATAAATCAAAAATTAGGGAGCTTTACAGGCATTTGGAACTTCCTACCATCGAGGTATTGGCCATTCCCGACGATTACGAGTACATGGACGAAGAACTTGTAGAAATCCTAACTGACAGAATCAATGACACCCTAGAACGTGTATATGCGATTTAG
- a CDS encoding agenet domain-containing protein — MKTAFFLFIFTLTSLAQPKSSFEPQRTWVCMIGVLEWADANSFASFEKKGRVDAKIIQFFQKQGVPSEQILYLKDQQATTKAIRAAMVPFLRQAKPNDVLFFYYCGHGYKNDAKKVCFASYQGADWSAEEMVRTVNENFAGNTAFFTADCCNSGGLSQEVRKFPQRNYVALNSVVPTNVSTGNWTFSNALLYGLKGESFVDTDQNGKITLGELANYIDEEMAIVEGQKAAYFIPETLRTWAISSNVPPKKDKRIGQRVQVDYDGTDWLGFVVDSDAGKKFNVRFYSYTNNETDWVASSRLKPFVCPKSYPVGASVEVYYADDKKWYPAKVLKTYSCLHYIHYNDYGNEWDEWVAPSNIRTKKQTN, encoded by the coding sequence ATGAAAACAGCCTTTTTTCTTTTCATTTTTACCCTAACAAGTCTAGCCCAGCCTAAATCAAGTTTTGAGCCACAACGTACGTGGGTATGTATGATTGGCGTGTTGGAATGGGCCGATGCCAACAGCTTCGCCTCTTTTGAGAAAAAAGGGCGCGTCGATGCCAAAATCATTCAATTTTTCCAAAAACAAGGCGTTCCTTCCGAGCAAATCCTCTACCTCAAAGACCAACAAGCCACCACCAAAGCCATTCGGGCGGCGATGGTACCATTTTTACGCCAAGCCAAACCCAACGACGTGTTGTTTTTTTACTATTGCGGACATGGTTATAAAAACGACGCCAAAAAAGTATGCTTTGCCAGCTACCAAGGCGCCGACTGGTCGGCTGAGGAAATGGTGCGAACTGTCAATGAAAATTTTGCGGGAAATACTGCCTTCTTTACCGCCGACTGCTGTAATTCGGGCGGATTGTCACAGGAGGTTCGTAAATTTCCCCAACGTAATTATGTCGCGCTCAACTCCGTCGTACCTACCAACGTCTCGACGGGCAACTGGACTTTTTCCAATGCGTTGTTGTACGGTCTAAAAGGAGAATCGTTTGTCGATACCGACCAAAACGGTAAAATTACACTGGGTGAACTCGCCAACTACATCGACGAAGAAATGGCGATTGTAGAAGGACAAAAAGCCGCTTATTTTATTCCCGAAACCCTACGCACTTGGGCTATTAGCAGTAACGTTCCTCCCAAAAAAGACAAACGCATTGGTCAGCGCGTCCAAGTGGATTATGACGGCACCGATTGGCTGGGGTTTGTCGTTGATAGCGACGCGGGAAAGAAATTCAACGTTCGCTTTTACAGTTATACCAACAACGAAACCGACTGGGTAGCGTCTTCGCGTTTAAAACCATTTGTTTGTCCCAAAAGTTACCCCGTAGGTGCGTCCGTTGAAGTGTATTATGCCGACGACAAAAAATGGTATCCCGCCAAAGTTCTAAAAACGTATTCGTGTTTACACTATATTCATTACAACGATTACGGCAATGAGTGGGACGAATGGGTTGCCCCTTCCAATATTCGAACTAAAAAACAAACCAATTAA
- a CDS encoding D-TA family PLP-dependent enzyme — protein sequence MSPWYKLQNEEQADSPSLLIYKERVASNIQKMIDIAGNAERLYPHVKTNKMPEVVKMMLAAGISKFKCATIAEAEMAAVAGAKYVVIAHQLMGPKVKRLLAFRQQYPDVFVGSLIDSASVAKEHNDVFGASGLVSDVFLDVNSGMDRSGHALDGDILGLYQLLHQLPNINCHGLHVYDGHLRTPDFESRRHEVEDGFVDVQHFLEAIAEAGLPRPIIVAGGTPTFTVHALHVETYCSPGTCVLWDWGYGDKLPEQPFEYAALVLTRVISKPKVGFITVDMGHKAVAAENPIDKRIRFLNLDNYELVGQSEEHGVIRVENWENINVGDVLYGVPFHVCPTVNLYDEAYVVENQSVVDTWQVLGRKRRITV from the coding sequence ATGTCTCCATGGTATAAGCTCCAAAACGAGGAGCAAGCAGATTCGCCATCGTTGCTGATTTATAAAGAGCGAGTGGCAAGCAACATTCAAAAGATGATTGACATTGCGGGCAATGCCGAACGTTTGTATCCGCACGTTAAAACCAATAAAATGCCTGAGGTGGTTAAAATGATGCTCGCCGCTGGTATCTCAAAATTTAAGTGCGCGACCATTGCCGAAGCCGAAATGGCCGCAGTGGCAGGAGCAAAATACGTGGTGATTGCGCACCAATTGATGGGGCCGAAAGTCAAGCGTTTACTAGCGTTTCGTCAACAATATCCCGACGTTTTTGTAGGTTCTTTGATTGATAGTGCGTCGGTGGCAAAAGAACATAATGACGTTTTTGGCGCAAGTGGCTTGGTGAGTGATGTGTTTTTGGACGTCAACAGCGGGATGGATCGCTCGGGACACGCCCTTGATGGTGATATTCTTGGCCTTTATCAATTGTTGCATCAACTCCCCAACATCAACTGCCACGGCTTGCACGTATATGATGGGCACTTGCGGACGCCCGATTTTGAGTCGCGCCGCCACGAAGTAGAAGACGGATTTGTGGATGTTCAACATTTCCTAGAAGCCATCGCAGAAGCAGGATTGCCGCGCCCCATCATTGTAGCGGGCGGAACGCCTACGTTTACCGTTCACGCACTTCATGTCGAAACGTATTGCAGCCCAGGTACTTGTGTGCTGTGGGACTGGGGCTACGGCGATAAACTTCCCGAACAACCGTTTGAATACGCAGCACTGGTACTTACCCGCGTGATTTCGAAACCGAAAGTAGGTTTTATTACCGTGGACATGGGGCACAAAGCCGTCGCGGCCGAAAACCCGATTGACAAACGGATTCGCTTTTTGAATCTTGACAATTACGAACTCGTGGGGCAAAGCGAAGAACACGGCGTTATCCGCGTAGAAAATTGGGAAAATATAAATGTTGGCGATGTATTGTACGGCGTGCCATTTCACGTTTGTCCTACCGTCAACCTCTATGACGAAGCTTACGTTGTAGAAAATCAGTCGGTAGTGGATACATGGCAGGTATTGGGGCGCAAACGTAGGATTACAGTGTAG
- a CDS encoding capsule assembly Wzi family protein, whose protein sequence is MYHRIICTLFLVLYFGLTSNAQEDSTRFFVETGGVAATSQHTPFWLRSNQFGSVPLSNPFVFVKTGAQAFIGTKPRKAQLHLQGEIIANVGRTSSVILPVASATFRHRQFEAYVGRRKEFFGLGDTLLSSGSYAWSGNALPIPKVHIGTRGFVSVPFTKDILAFHATFSHGWFGRQDSVRNYYLHQKSFYGRIGKPTWKVNFFLGLLHYVQWGGTPVHPIQGVLTDGKYPSSFKDYLYLTIAKSPEGTSYSEFETFNQIGNHLGSIDLAFSYKQTHWDVLLYHQHPYEDKSGLAFTNFPDGLYGLRLKNTKAKTGRGLHISQLTLEYLTTLDKGNSMNPDLRNRYEPDPYFRHAQYTTDWTYNHFIIGTPFFTRYFDMNPALIAPAYVNKLTRGYYVANNSVELFHAGLDGTIGQATRFSTRISYSNNFPEYFKDVFAKANQFSYLATFIFPWKRYGLETKATIAFDYGQLFDKNLGMMFSVKKKLF, encoded by the coding sequence ATGTATCATCGCATTATCTGTACGCTTTTTTTAGTTCTTTATTTTGGGTTAACGTCAAACGCCCAAGAAGACTCCACTCGTTTTTTTGTGGAAACGGGTGGAGTAGCCGCTACCTCACAGCATACACCGTTTTGGCTTCGTTCTAACCAATTTGGGAGCGTTCCCCTTTCCAATCCATTTGTGTTTGTGAAAACAGGGGCACAAGCTTTTATCGGAACAAAACCCCGCAAAGCCCAACTTCACTTACAAGGCGAAATTATAGCCAATGTAGGGCGTACTTCTTCGGTTATTTTACCCGTGGCATCTGCCACCTTTCGTCATCGCCAATTTGAAGCCTATGTAGGGCGTCGCAAAGAATTTTTTGGGTTGGGCGATACCCTACTTTCCTCTGGCTCTTACGCTTGGTCGGGCAATGCCCTGCCCATTCCCAAAGTTCATATTGGTACACGAGGGTTTGTCTCGGTCCCTTTTACCAAAGACATATTGGCTTTTCATGCCACATTTTCTCACGGTTGGTTTGGTCGCCAAGATTCAGTTCGTAATTACTACTTACATCAAAAAAGTTTTTACGGTCGAATCGGAAAACCCACTTGGAAGGTCAACTTTTTCTTAGGGTTGCTCCACTATGTACAGTGGGGTGGTACGCCAGTTCATCCCATACAAGGAGTCCTTACCGACGGCAAATATCCTTCGTCTTTCAAAGACTACCTTTATTTGACCATTGCCAAATCTCCCGAAGGTACCAGCTATTCCGAATTTGAAACATTCAATCAAATCGGAAATCATTTGGGTTCTATAGACCTTGCTTTTTCGTACAAACAAACCCATTGGGACGTATTATTGTACCACCAACACCCCTATGAAGATAAATCGGGTCTAGCTTTTACAAATTTCCCCGACGGGTTGTATGGGCTACGTCTCAAAAACACCAAAGCAAAAACAGGACGAGGACTTCATATTTCACAGCTTACCCTCGAATACCTCACTACGCTTGACAAAGGCAATAGTATGAACCCTGATTTGCGTAATAGGTACGAACCCGACCCTTATTTTAGACACGCCCAATATACCACCGACTGGACTTATAACCATTTTATCATCGGGACACCCTTTTTTACCCGCTACTTTGACATGAACCCCGCACTCATTGCCCCAGCGTACGTCAATAAACTGACAAGAGGCTACTATGTGGCCAACAATAGCGTAGAACTCTTTCATGCAGGATTGGATGGTACCATTGGACAGGCCACACGCTTCTCTACTCGAATTTCATACAGCAACAACTTCCCAGAATACTTTAAGGACGTGTTTGCCAAAGCGAACCAATTTTCATACCTAGCTACTTTTATTTTCCCTTGGAAAAGATACGGACTCGAAACCAAAGCCACAATTGCGTTTGATTATGGTCAACTCTTTGACAAAAACCTTGGAATGATGTTTTCGGTGAAGAAAAAACTGTTTTAA
- a CDS encoding helix-turn-helix domain-containing protein, translating to MKFDTHAPTARLQPYIKCFVVSENDQESDYKVFPSSGLVVGFQYRGQLTSYQNDTVHSLASAGITGMSDTYKIFKNSAHIGTILVYFTETGFAHFASQPTHELFNLSLSLEHIFDKNTIHEVEDKLAAATTDKQRLRVVEQFFLSQLKDIETDKLIVEAVRLIYETRGKIRIKELNERLFISASPFEKRFRKIVGTTPKKFASIVRFNTVLTQFDQQKSLADICYENHFFDQAHFIKDFKQFTGDTPENFKRFL from the coding sequence ATGAAATTCGACACACATGCCCCAACCGCCCGACTCCAGCCGTACATTAAGTGTTTTGTGGTGTCGGAAAACGACCAAGAAAGCGACTACAAAGTCTTTCCGTCGTCGGGGCTTGTGGTTGGATTTCAGTACCGAGGTCAGCTTACTTCTTACCAAAACGACACCGTCCACTCGCTTGCTTCGGCGGGGATTACGGGGATGTCCGACACCTACAAAATCTTTAAAAACTCCGCTCATATCGGTACTATTTTGGTCTATTTTACCGAGACGGGTTTTGCCCATTTTGCCTCCCAGCCCACGCACGAACTTTTCAATTTGAGCCTGTCGTTGGAGCATATTTTTGACAAAAATACCATCCACGAAGTTGAGGACAAATTGGCTGCGGCCACTACCGACAAACAACGCCTCCGAGTTGTAGAGCAGTTTTTTCTTTCGCAACTCAAAGACATCGAAACCGATAAACTTATCGTGGAAGCCGTTAGACTGATTTACGAAACTAGAGGCAAGATTCGGATAAAAGAACTCAACGAACGGCTGTTTATCAGCGCCAGTCCATTTGAGAAACGCTTCCGAAAAATTGTGGGTACGACGCCAAAAAAATTTGCGTCGATTGTGCGTTTTAATACCGTTTTGACTCAGTTCGACCAACAAAAATCGCTGGCCGATATTTGCTACGAAAATCATTTTTTCGACCAAGCCCACTTCATCAAAGACTTCAAACAATTTACGGGCGATACCCCCGAAAATTTTAAACGCTTCTTGTAG
- a CDS encoding DUF3445 domain-containing protein: MLLPYFPFEERYSFTMGTFPLKETDPLVEVDAHYVAEITEKRRLLAEDHGYYFNALPETHLAQWEVLEKVLHSLAAFYPQHFQLTVEGDRWHWHNRLLEEQQSFVFEENSSLPCAPLDWVGRQVQEDLLLMANDEAVSLKAGQLCFPNDWDLGEKFGKSFLDIHTHIPKVLGPMMLTAQKLMERLIAHRLVWRLNWNFKIHNALDMSSKYFVASRKELAEVGPTLTPDTIGERLYLRVERQTLTRLPRSGYILFGIHTYQNTLASEAKDLDRARRMYQVLASAPREVIQYKAIPYFEEALINYLKQNLIETL, encoded by the coding sequence ATGCTGCTGCCTTATTTTCCGTTTGAGGAACGCTACTCTTTTACCATGGGCACTTTCCCTCTCAAAGAAACCGACCCTCTGGTAGAAGTTGATGCGCACTATGTGGCCGAAATAACCGAAAAACGTCGCCTACTTGCCGAAGACCATGGTTATTATTTCAACGCACTGCCCGAAACCCATTTGGCACAGTGGGAGGTGCTCGAAAAAGTGCTTCACTCGCTGGCGGCCTTCTATCCTCAGCATTTTCAGTTGACGGTAGAAGGCGACCGTTGGCACTGGCATAATCGCCTTTTGGAAGAACAGCAGTCTTTTGTGTTTGAAGAAAATAGTAGTCTTCCTTGCGCTCCCCTCGATTGGGTGGGTCGCCAAGTACAGGAAGATTTGCTCTTGATGGCCAACGATGAAGCCGTCTCGCTCAAAGCAGGGCAATTGTGCTTCCCTAACGACTGGGATTTAGGGGAAAAATTTGGCAAATCGTTTTTGGACATTCACACGCACATCCCCAAAGTACTTGGCCCCATGATGCTGACCGCCCAAAAGCTCATGGAGCGCCTCATCGCCCATCGGCTCGTGTGGCGTCTTAATTGGAATTTCAAGATTCATAACGCGTTAGATATGTCGTCGAAGTATTTTGTGGCTTCGCGAAAAGAGCTGGCAGAAGTGGGACCTACTCTCACCCCCGACACAATCGGAGAACGATTGTACTTACGCGTAGAACGCCAAACTTTGACGCGACTACCTCGTTCGGGCTACATTTTGTTTGGGATTCATACCTACCAAAATACGCTCGCCAGCGAAGCCAAAGACCTCGACCGCGCGCGTCGGATGTACCAAGTTCTGGCAAGTGCTCCGCGTGAAGTAATTCAGTATAAGGCTATTCCGTATTTTGAAGAGGCACTAATCAATTACTTAAAACAAAACCTTATCGAAACTTTATAG
- a CDS encoding DUF1398 domain-containing protein, which translates to MFTTEQIQSAHRKVKSGADFPAYVQEIKGLGVTHYEAYVSDGRIDYHGDNQHTATVPAKYAPLTIAASPNYPLFKAELVAHQQGKTDFMTFITMCAGTGIEKWAICMDKMTCTYYDLAGNEVLVEVIPS; encoded by the coding sequence ATGTTTACTACAGAACAAATTCAATCTGCCCACCGCAAAGTAAAATCAGGCGCCGACTTCCCCGCTTATGTTCAAGAGATTAAGGGACTGGGCGTTACCCATTACGAAGCCTATGTTTCTGACGGCCGTATCGACTACCACGGAGATAATCAACACACGGCTACTGTTCCCGCCAAGTACGCTCCTTTGACAATTGCAGCGTCTCCCAACTATCCCCTTTTTAAAGCCGAATTAGTCGCACACCAACAAGGCAAAACCGATTTTATGACTTTCATCACCATGTGCGCAGGCACGGGCATCGAAAAATGGGCCATTTGTATGGATAAAATGACCTGTACCTATTATGATCTGGCAGGCAATGAGGTATTGGTTGAGGTGATACCTTCGTAA
- a CDS encoding AraC family transcriptional regulator, with the protein MKFTISDFSILMGGGIALLVAIGVWLRNKQQSSIANYFLIAFLINCFISIFLKNLYFNRLLEHFPHLLKLNHPLGLLRPVTFYLYFYFLFRPQLKWQKVQWLHFAPTLLLLVYTLPFYSLSARDKVLVFQQALPDPAPNFLAFAGITVSFAVGYFFLSVYKWWRFRPISSPTSLPKIVSTRRWLLLLLAGYALYLLSSALIWLLPYPQYEYFSYQIISLFLMAGCIKLLSQSDLPTYQVMLPKYAKSNLADAQKAQLQQELHRLMRGEKLFLNEKLRLKEVAEKMGINENQLSQLVNEGEGMSFNDFVNKFRVEAAQELLCSEQFYKTTIEAVGYDVGFGTRASFYNAFKKFTGQSPSEFRRKSS; encoded by the coding sequence ATGAAATTCACCATAAGCGATTTTAGTATTTTGATGGGGGGAGGTATTGCGCTTTTGGTGGCCATAGGCGTTTGGTTGAGAAACAAACAACAATCGTCCATCGCTAACTATTTCCTCATCGCTTTTTTGATTAACTGTTTCATTAGCATTTTCCTCAAAAACCTGTATTTCAATCGGTTACTTGAACACTTCCCCCATTTACTCAAACTCAACCACCCGCTCGGATTACTGCGCCCTGTCACATTTTACCTGTATTTTTACTTTTTGTTTCGCCCACAACTGAAATGGCAAAAAGTTCAATGGTTACACTTTGCTCCTACGCTTCTGTTGCTGGTTTATACCTTGCCTTTTTATTCACTAAGCGCCCGCGACAAAGTGCTTGTTTTCCAGCAAGCCCTCCCCGACCCTGCCCCCAACTTTTTGGCATTTGCGGGCATTACTGTGTCATTCGCCGTTGGCTATTTTTTTCTATCGGTTTATAAATGGTGGCGTTTTCGACCCATCTCCTCACCGACTTCTTTGCCCAAAATCGTTTCTACCCGACGCTGGCTACTACTGTTGCTCGCGGGCTATGCCCTTTATCTGCTTTCGTCGGCGCTGATTTGGCTCCTGCCCTATCCCCAGTACGAGTATTTTTCCTACCAAATTATCTCTCTTTTTTTGATGGCAGGTTGCATCAAACTCCTAAGCCAGTCCGACTTACCTACGTACCAAGTAATGCTTCCGAAATATGCGAAGTCTAACCTCGCTGATGCTCAAAAAGCCCAATTGCAACAGGAACTTCACCGCTTGATGCGAGGCGAGAAACTGTTTTTGAACGAAAAACTGCGTCTAAAAGAAGTGGCAGAAAAAATGGGCATTAACGAAAACCAACTTTCTCAACTTGTGAACGAGGGCGAAGGAATGAGTTTCAACGATTTTGTCAATAAGTTCCGCGTTGAAGCTGCCCAAGAGTTACTGTGCTCGGAGCAATTTTACAAAACAACGATTGAAGCCGTGGGGTACGATGTTGGGTTTGGGACGAGGGCTTCTTTTTACAACGCTTTTAAAAAATTTACGGGACAAAGTCCCAGCGAATTTCGTCGAAAAAGCAGCTAA
- a CDS encoding ribonucleoside-diphosphate reductase small subunit, which translates to MSQLEVANAVEPLLVEDPNRFVLFPIKHHDIWQFYKNHVATFWVAEEIDLASDLQHWENLNDGERHFISHVLAFFAASDGIVNENLAVNFLSEVQYAEAKCFYGFQIAMENIHSETYSLLIDSYIKDPIEKDRMLRAIETIPCVQKKADWALRWISNGSFAERLIAFAAVEGIFFSGSFCSIFWLKKRGLMPGLTFSNELISRDEGLHRDFACLLYTDHIINKLPEEDIYSIIRDAVEIEQEFVTDALPVSLIGMNATLMNQYIEFVADHLLVSLGLKKIYNSTNPFDFMDMISLQGKTNFFEKKVGEYQKPGVKNSSKERDVQTLSFDADF; encoded by the coding sequence ATGTCACAATTAGAAGTCGCCAACGCTGTAGAACCTCTGTTGGTTGAAGACCCCAACCGCTTTGTGCTTTTCCCCATCAAACACCACGATATTTGGCAGTTTTACAAAAACCACGTGGCAACGTTTTGGGTGGCCGAAGAGATTGACCTTGCGTCTGACCTTCAACACTGGGAAAACCTCAACGACGGCGAGAGACACTTCATTTCGCACGTTTTGGCTTTCTTTGCGGCATCCGATGGTATCGTTAATGAAAACTTGGCCGTCAACTTCCTAAGTGAAGTACAATACGCTGAGGCTAAGTGCTTTTATGGATTCCAGATTGCCATGGAAAACATCCACTCCGAAACGTATTCGTTATTGATTGATAGTTATATTAAAGACCCTATCGAAAAAGACCGTATGCTCCGCGCCATCGAAACGATTCCGTGCGTGCAGAAAAAAGCGGATTGGGCGTTACGTTGGATTTCTAATGGTTCGTTTGCCGAGCGCCTCATCGCTTTTGCAGCCGTGGAAGGTATCTTTTTCTCAGGTTCGTTTTGCTCAATTTTCTGGCTCAAAAAACGTGGTTTGATGCCTGGATTGACGTTCTCAAACGAACTTATCTCGCGCGACGAAGGCTTGCACCGCGACTTTGCTTGTTTGCTTTATACCGACCACATTATCAATAAATTGCCAGAAGAAGACATTTACAGCATCATCCGCGACGCCGTAGAAATTGAGCAAGAGTTTGTTACGGATGCTTTGCCTGTTTCGCTCATCGGGATGAACGCCACTTTGATGAATCAATACATCGAATTTGTGGCCGACCACCTTTTGGTATCGTTGGGGTTGAAGAAAATTTACAACTCAACCAATCCGTTTGACTTCATGGACATGATTTCGCTCCAAGGAAAAACCAACTTCTTCGAGAAGAAAGTGGGTGAGTACCAAAAACCTGGGGTGAAAAACTCTAGCAAAGAGCGTGATGTTCAAACCCTTAGCTTCGACGCTGATTTCTAG
- a CDS encoding deoxynucleoside kinase has product MHIAITGNIGAGKTTLARKLSEHYKWGVLYEAVEGNPYLADFYEDMARWSFNLQVFFLNSRFSQAQKIRSMHYQTVIQDRTIYEDAFIFAKNLADSGLMETRDYQNYLMMYETITNAIKAPDIIVYLKADLPKLRRQIQKRGREFEQTISDEYLLNLNGLYENFADTYIDGTLLTIDVNDLDFENNPDDFNYIVTEMNRTLGYR; this is encoded by the coding sequence ATGCACATTGCAATTACTGGAAACATCGGAGCTGGTAAAACTACGCTCGCTCGCAAACTCTCAGAACACTACAAGTGGGGAGTTTTGTACGAAGCCGTAGAAGGAAATCCTTACTTGGCCGATTTTTATGAAGACATGGCGCGTTGGTCGTTCAATCTTCAGGTGTTTTTCCTCAACAGTCGTTTCTCGCAAGCCCAAAAGATTCGCTCGATGCACTATCAGACGGTGATTCAAGACCGTACGATTTACGAAGACGCGTTTATTTTTGCGAAAAACTTGGCCGATTCTGGCTTGATGGAAACCCGTGATTATCAGAACTATTTGATGATGTACGAAACCATTACCAATGCCATCAAAGCCCCCGATATTATCGTGTACTTGAAGGCAGATTTGCCCAAACTTCGTCGTCAGATTCAGAAACGTGGACGTGAATTTGAACAAACCATTAGCGATGAATATTTACTCAATCTCAATGGATTGTACGAAAATTTCGCCGATACGTACATCGATGGTACGCTGTTGACCATCGACGTCAACGACCTTGATTTTGAAAATAACCCCGATGATTTTAACTACATCGTCACCGAAATGAACCGTACCTTAGGGTATCGGTAG
- a CDS encoding rhodanese-related sulfurtransferase, translated as MKPYSVLLYYQYVPIEDPQAYRDAQHEFCVNNNLLGRIIIAPEGLNGTVSGLVEDCEAYMQWVKADPRFASIDFKVEYHESHTFQKLHVRLKEEIVNSDLPVDPLKQTGVHLEPDEFKQLLKEDPDLVVIDMRSNYEHSVGKFKGAITFDMENLRELPQHIQEIEHLKGQGKKIVTYCTGGIKCEKASAYLLDQGFDNVYQLHGGIIKYGLEAGGEDFEGKCYVFDNRLTVDVNQVNPKVISTCYVCGTPSDRMVNCANNECNIHVPMCEDCGWKMEGACSDACKCAPNKRPYNGTGYYPRKSDHYTPLQGLKSFKKSTKKAEA; from the coding sequence ATGAAACCTTACAGTGTTCTTTTATACTATCAATACGTGCCCATCGAAGACCCACAGGCTTACCGTGATGCGCAGCACGAGTTTTGTGTCAATAACAACCTCCTCGGGCGCATCATCATTGCTCCCGAAGGGCTCAACGGTACTGTATCGGGGCTAGTCGAAGACTGCGAAGCTTACATGCAGTGGGTGAAAGCCGACCCACGTTTTGCGAGTATCGACTTCAAAGTGGAATACCACGAAAGTCATACGTTCCAAAAACTGCACGTACGCCTCAAGGAAGAGATTGTCAACTCAGATTTGCCCGTGGACCCGCTCAAACAAACAGGGGTACACCTAGAACCAGACGAGTTTAAACAATTGCTCAAAGAAGACCCTGATTTGGTGGTGATTGACATGCGCTCCAACTACGAGCACAGCGTTGGGAAATTCAAAGGAGCGATTACGTTTGACATGGAGAACCTGCGCGAGTTGCCGCAGCATATTCAAGAGATTGAGCACCTCAAAGGCCAAGGTAAGAAGATTGTTACTTATTGTACGGGTGGTATCAAGTGCGAAAAAGCCAGCGCTTACCTCCTCGACCAAGGTTTTGACAACGTTTATCAGCTTCACGGAGGTATCATCAAATACGGCCTAGAAGCGGGAGGGGAAGATTTTGAGGGAAAATGTTACGTGTTCGATAACCGCCTCACGGTGGACGTCAACCAAGTCAATCCAAAAGTGATTTCGACTTGCTACGTTTGTGGGACGCCTTCCGACCGCATGGTCAACTGCGCCAACAACGAGTGCAATATCCACGTACCGATGTGCGAAGATTGCGGCTGGAAAATGGAAGGCGCCTGCTCTGATGCCTGCAAGTGTGCGCCCAACAAACGCCCTTACAACGGCACGGGCTATTACCCGCGCAAAAGCGACCACTATACACCACTTCAAGGGCTCAAAAGCTTTAAAAAGTCCACCAAAAAGGCCGAAGCCTAA
- a CDS encoding DinB family protein → MPKQLLTDLLLQNQLTCSFAFQQITPENAHLRLNPQAASVGFIYRHVAETMNLFGYFLGMPSEVTNTTMGHTDEGQGNDVEESSLLLQKGFDMLQNCINSTPDEAWNDPIDTPFFGTVSRVRIFSHVLFHNAHHAGQIALTLSKGA, encoded by the coding sequence ATGCCTAAACAACTCCTGACCGATTTACTTTTACAAAATCAACTAACGTGCAGTTTTGCCTTTCAGCAAATTACGCCCGAAAACGCCCATTTACGTCTTAATCCTCAGGCTGCTTCCGTTGGATTTATTTATCGCCATGTAGCCGAAACCATGAACCTGTTTGGGTATTTTCTAGGAATGCCCAGCGAAGTAACCAACACTACGATGGGGCACACCGACGAAGGCCAAGGAAATGATGTTGAAGAAAGCAGTTTATTACTCCAAAAAGGGTTTGATATGTTGCAAAATTGCATTAATTCCACTCCAGATGAGGCGTGGAACGACCCCATCGATACGCCCTTTTTTGGTACGGTTTCGCGCGTGAGAATCTTTTCCCATGTGCTCTTTCACAATGCCCACCATGCGGGGCAAATTGCTTTGACGTTGTCCAAAGGGGCTTAG